From a region of the Zingiber officinale cultivar Zhangliang chromosome 4B, Zo_v1.1, whole genome shotgun sequence genome:
- the LOC121976385 gene encoding B3 domain-containing protein Os07g0563300-like translates to MSSPSSAPVAAPAAKICFNTQCKESIADHIAPRRRGWRLRSGEIAELCDRCSSSFEQGTFCETFHSNDSGWRNCETCGKRVHCGCIASAQSYGFLDAGGIECIPCPRKSLATAPNQISSSLMFMQQHVPERRDSPAKTWRSMANPLSGQWRQASHMWNMTMQSDLQQRLSYEFDRPSSIEKLAHGGRHSIATHEKKFEPERKTNTDLNNISRDKYIHGNAGENDPMSTRKSVSTDPCSTSSIVNFEAKPNSSIKLQQLPVTKENSSILISLSASFPSSNGVKEPMKLSSNQSPSQITTPLSKQFYPQRMNEAELQVQMRNGRTRVDAYPRTQLLPRYWPRITNQELQQISGDPQSSITPLFEKMLSASDAGRIGRLVLPKKCAEAYFPTISQPEGLPLKVQDASGKDWIFQFRFWPNNNSRMYVLEGVTPCIQAMQLQAGDTVTFSRIDPEGKLVMGFRKASSSSNEQDPETHKSSTDISPPPEADQITSLIQKDGSTSKLLQVPSKRKAKALGLKSNCLHIENEEPMELKLTWEEAQMLLCPPPNSSPSIVVIEGLEFEEYEEAPVLGKRTYLTSDQAGSSSSAQELSLEQIANMVSCKSGILKKRKAKAKGENVEVSDGLDTLANLAILGYSENRQSSQPTTRHPRHKPGCTCIVCIQPPSGKGPKHKPHCTCNVCLTVKRRFRTLELRREKRQSEKESEMPGKQQSPILPPEVLPQPGSMDAASTGPSDEVATQKVDKLIADTVVDEASEHRTTSASPHKTPQIDLNIQPEREEEPLVQPQAVSLVPY, encoded by the exons ATGTCTTCGCCTTCTTCGGCGCCTGTAGCGGCGCCAGCAGCCAAGATCTGCTTCAACACTCAGTGCAAGGAGTCTATAGCGGACCATATAGCGCCTCGTCGGAGGGGCTGGCGCCTCCGCTCCGGAGAGATCGCCGAGCTCTGCGACCGCTGCTC ATCCTCGTTTGAGCAAGGAACCTTCTGCGAGACGTTTCATTCCAATGATTCTGGTTGGAGGAACTGTGAGACGTGTGGCAAG AGAGTGCATTGTGGGTGTATCGCATCAGCTCAGTCTTATGGTTTTCTTGACGCTGGTGGAATTGAGTGCATTCCATGCCCTAGGAAATCTCTTGCAACG GCACCAAATCAAATATCATCTTCTCTGATGTTTATGCAACAACATGTGCCTGAAAGGAGAGATTCACCTGCTAAAACCTGGAGATCAATGGCTAATCCATTGTCTGGACAGTGGCGTCAAGCTTCGCATATGTGGAATATGACAATGCAGTCTGATTTGCAACAAAGACTATCATATGAATTTGATAGACCTAGTAGCATTGAGAAATTGGCACATGGAGGCCGCCATTCTATTGCAACACATGAAAAGAAATTTGAGCCAGAGAGAAAAACTAATACTGACCTAAACAACATTTCACGAGATAAATACATTCATGGGAATGCAG GAGAAAATGATCCTATGTCTACAAGGAAATCAGTAAGTACAGACCCCTGCTCTACCAGTTCCATAGTAAACTTTGAAGCGAAACCAAATTCATCTATCAAGTTGCAACAATTACCTGTTACAAAAGAAAACTCGTCTATACTTATTAGCCTCTCAGCTTCCTTTCCATCATCAAATGGAGTAAAGGAACCAATGAAGCTTTCGTCAAATCAATCGCCATCACAAATAACTACTCCATTATCAAAGCAGTTTTACCCTCAGCGTATGAATGAAGCTGAACTGCAAGTTCAAATGCGCAATGGAAGAACTCGAGTTGATGCTTATCCACGGACACAATTGCTTCCTCGATATTGGCCTAGGATAACAAATCAAGAGCTACAACAAATATCTGGCGA TCCACAATCCTCCATCACTCCCTTGTTTGAAAAGATGTTAAGTGCTAGTGATGCTGGGCGGATTGGACGACTTGTGCTTCCAAAGAAATGTGCAGAG GCATATTTCCCTACAATTTCTCAGCCTGAAGGACTGCCTTTAAAAGTTCAGGATGCAAGTGGTAAAGATTGGATATTCCAATTTCGATTTTGGCCTAACAACAACAGTAGGATGTATGTTTTGGAGGGTGTTACACCTTGTATTCAGGCAATGCAACTGCAAGCAGGTGACACAG TTACATTTAGTAGGATAGATCCAGAAGGAAAGTTGGTCATGGGATTTAGAAAAGCTTCTAGCAGCTCTAATGAACAG GATCCAGAAACACATAAATCTAGCACTGATATCTCACCACCACCAGAAg CAGACCAAATCACCTCGCTTATACAAAAGGATGGATCTACTTCCAAGTTATTGCAGGTTCCTAGCAAAAGAAAAGCCAAAGCTCTTGGCTTAAAGAGTAACTGCCTGCATATTGAAAATGAGGAACCCATGGAATTGAAATTGACATGGGAAGAGGCTCAAATGTTGCTCTGTCCGCCGCCAAACTCTTCTCCTAGTATTGTTGTTATTGAAGGCCTTGAATTTGAGGAATATGAG GAGGCACCTGTACTAGGGAAGAGGACATACCTTACCTCAGATCAAGCGGG ATCATCTTCTTCTGCTCAAGAGTTGAGTTTGGAGCAGATAGCAAACATGGTCTCTTGTAAATCAG GCATTTTGAAGAAGCGCAAGGCAAAAGCAAAAGGAGAAAATGTCGAAGTGTCAGACGGGCTTGATACACTTGCGAACCTTGCTATTCTTGGTTACAGTGAAAACCGCCAATCTTCCCAACCAACAACAAGGCATCCTCGGCACAAGCCTGGCTGCACATGCATTGTTTGTATTCAGCCTCCAAGTGGGAAGGGCCCCAAGCACAAGCCGCACTGCACATGCAACGTCTGCCTCACTGTGAAACGCAGGTTCAGAACACTAGAGTTAAGGCGCGAAAAACGTCAGTCAGAGAAGGAATCCGAGATGCCAGGAAAGCAGCAGTCACCCATCTTGCCACCAGAAGTGTTACCGCAACCAGGGAGCATGGATGCTGCATCAACCGGTCCAAGCGATGAGGTTGCCACTCAGAAAGTAGATAAATTGATCGCCGATACAGTAGTTGACGAAGCATCTGAACACAGAACAACATCGGCATCGCCTCATAAAACACCTCAAATTGATTTGAACATTCAACCAGAGAGGGAGGAAGAGCCATTGGTACAACCTCAAGCTGTGTCACTGGTACCCTACTGA
- the LOC121976382 gene encoding uncharacterized protein LOC121976382 isoform X2 — protein sequence MATMAAAALIRAPPSSLHHPEGLWIRLCGRFWYSKGEHGMARSLIFLRRRRIRFGGVSVSAINQDAEKSFKKTVEVDRLIDLLKVADAKELDQLVVENVLAFNEAFWIRLAARTDTCRSDDDKKDYEELAASVMTIVDRLVHKTNERIGSATDVLKAILNPVVNGDEEISWPPRDPEALILMEKELEKKEQEGLLDEGFLSEVNAQLRQAKEDGDKPGLEAMLQKVLQVYASKILAKRSYANKGGKVLIAEKFLEAVIQAPENQWNKLLIDGLSVGKGEVPAEEFYTVIKKRIERVLIRTEGGSYEQRILVEYLRGIQSRTEEIVRALQGPPP from the exons ATGGCGACGATGGCGGCGGCCGCTCTGATCCGCGCCCCACCGAGCTCCCTTCATCATCCTGAG GGATTATGGATTCGACTGTGTGGACGTTTTTGGTATTCAAAAGGGGAGCATGGGATGGCTCGTTCCCTAATCTTTTTGAGAAGGCGCAGGATCAGATTTGG GGGAGTATCGGTATCAGCTATCAATCAAGATGCTGAAAAATCCTTCAAGAAGACAGTGGAAGTGGACCGTCTAATCGATTTGTTGAAAGTTGCAGATGCTAAGGAA CTTGACCAACTTGTCGTGGAAAATGTCCTTGCATTCAATGAAGCCTTTTGGATCCGCCTTGCTGCTAGGACAGATACATGCAGATCTGATGATGACAAA AAGGATTATGAAGAATTGGCTGCATCTGTGATGACCATAGTAGATCGCCTTGTCCATAAAACCAAT gAAAGGATAGGATCTGCAACTGATGTTCTTAAGGCTATTCTGAATCCTGTAGTGAATGGCGATGAAGAGATATCATGGCCTCCTAGAGATCCTGAAGCTCTTATTTTGATGGAGAAA GAACTAGAGAAGAAAGAACAAGAAGGTTTACTGGACGAAGGATTTCTTTCTGAAGTTAATGCTCAATTACGTCAA GCAAAAGAAGATGGGGATAAGCCAGGGCTCGAGGCTATGCTGCAAAAGGTCTTGCAAGTTTACGCTTCTAAAATACTTGCAAAACGTAGCTATGCAAATAAAG GGGGGAAAGTTTTGATAGCAGAGAAGTTTCTTGAAGCTGTGATTCAAG CTCCTGAGAACCAGTGGAATAAACTGTTGATCGATGGACTTAGTGTTGGCAAAGGCGAAGTTCCAGCAGAAGAATTTTACACGGTTATAAAGAAACGCATTGAACGAGTCTTAATACGCACT GAGGGAGGCTCATACGAACAACGCATCCTTGTTGAGTATCTCAGAGGCATACAATCAAGAACTGAGGAAATTGTTCGAGCACTTCAAGGACCTCCACCTTGA
- the LOC121976382 gene encoding uncharacterized protein LOC121976382 isoform X1: MATMAAAALIRAPPSSLHHPEGLWIRLCGRFWYSKGEHGMARSLIFLRRRRIRFGGVSVSAINQDAEKSFKKTVEVDRLIDLLKVADAKELDQLVVENVLAFNEAFWIRLAARTDTCRSDDDKKDYEELAASVMTIVDRLVHKTNERIGSATDVLKAILNPVVNGDEEISWPPRDPEALILMEKELEKKEQEGLLDEGFLSEVNAQLRQAKEDGDKPGLEAMLQKVLQVYASKILAKRSYANKGEKTRNCYLFIMKSYVWFSNCSISAGGKVLIAEKFLEAVIQAPENQWNKLLIDGLSVGKGEVPAEEFYTVIKKRIERVLIRTEGGSYEQRILVEYLRGIQSRTEEIVRALQGPPP; this comes from the exons ATGGCGACGATGGCGGCGGCCGCTCTGATCCGCGCCCCACCGAGCTCCCTTCATCATCCTGAG GGATTATGGATTCGACTGTGTGGACGTTTTTGGTATTCAAAAGGGGAGCATGGGATGGCTCGTTCCCTAATCTTTTTGAGAAGGCGCAGGATCAGATTTGG GGGAGTATCGGTATCAGCTATCAATCAAGATGCTGAAAAATCCTTCAAGAAGACAGTGGAAGTGGACCGTCTAATCGATTTGTTGAAAGTTGCAGATGCTAAGGAA CTTGACCAACTTGTCGTGGAAAATGTCCTTGCATTCAATGAAGCCTTTTGGATCCGCCTTGCTGCTAGGACAGATACATGCAGATCTGATGATGACAAA AAGGATTATGAAGAATTGGCTGCATCTGTGATGACCATAGTAGATCGCCTTGTCCATAAAACCAAT gAAAGGATAGGATCTGCAACTGATGTTCTTAAGGCTATTCTGAATCCTGTAGTGAATGGCGATGAAGAGATATCATGGCCTCCTAGAGATCCTGAAGCTCTTATTTTGATGGAGAAA GAACTAGAGAAGAAAGAACAAGAAGGTTTACTGGACGAAGGATTTCTTTCTGAAGTTAATGCTCAATTACGTCAA GCAAAAGAAGATGGGGATAAGCCAGGGCTCGAGGCTATGCTGCAAAAGGTCTTGCAAGTTTACGCTTCTAAAATACTTGCAAAACGTAGCTATGCAAATAAAGGTGAAAAGACCCGcaattgttatttatttattatgaAAAGTTATGTATGGTTCTCAAATTGTTCGATTTCTGCAGGGGGGAAAGTTTTGATAGCAGAGAAGTTTCTTGAAGCTGTGATTCAAG CTCCTGAGAACCAGTGGAATAAACTGTTGATCGATGGACTTAGTGTTGGCAAAGGCGAAGTTCCAGCAGAAGAATTTTACACGGTTATAAAGAAACGCATTGAACGAGTCTTAATACGCACT GAGGGAGGCTCATACGAACAACGCATCCTTGTTGAGTATCTCAGAGGCATACAATCAAGAACTGAGGAAATTGTTCGAGCACTTCAAGGACCTCCACCTTGA